One window from the genome of Luteithermobacter gelatinilyticus encodes:
- a CDS encoding glutathione S-transferase C-terminal domain-containing protein, translating to MRKKVRSSLYGHGIGRHSDAEIAELCAWDLKALSDFLGEKVWFHGEKASSLDACAYGVLAQLFLQEEFTGPLYEKAKSFDNLVSFTQRFHRTYYES from the coding sequence GTGCGCAAAAAGGTCAGAAGCAGCCTTTATGGTCATGGCATTGGTCGCCACAGCGATGCGGAAATTGCTGAACTTTGCGCTTGGGATCTCAAGGCGTTGTCGGATTTCCTGGGGGAGAAGGTCTGGTTCCATGGGGAAAAGGCCAGCAGTCTGGATGCCTGCGCTTATGGCGTTTTGGCGCAACTTTTCTTGCAGGAGGAGTTTACCGGCCCTTTGTATGAGAAAGCAAAGTCCTTTGACAATCTGGTCAGTTTCACCCAGCGGTTCCACCGTACCTATTATGAAAGCTGA
- a CDS encoding Tom37 metaxin N-terminal-like domain-containing protein, with amino-acid sequence MITLYKFGRLGNLVDPSPPCLKVDSYLRMAGLEYQAVDGVDGLRKAPKGKLPYIEDNGAVIPDSTFILHYLKDKYGDSVDGHLDDEEKAITHAFMKMMDENLYWGVLHSRWMLEENWPKLKRIFFWWDSGAAS; translated from the coding sequence ATGATTACCTTGTATAAATTTGGCCGGCTCGGCAATCTCGTGGATCCCAGCCCGCCATGCCTGAAGGTTGACTCCTATCTTAGGATGGCGGGTCTGGAATATCAGGCGGTTGATGGGGTGGACGGCCTGCGCAAGGCTCCCAAGGGCAAACTGCCCTATATTGAGGACAATGGGGCGGTGATCCCGGATTCCACCTTCATTCTGCATTATCTGAAAGACAAATACGGTGATTCGGTGGATGGCCATCTGGATGACGAAGAAAAGGCGATCACCCACGCCTTTATGAAAATGATGGATGAAAATCTGTATTGGGGGGTGCTGCACAGTCGCTGGATGCTTGAGGAAAACTGGCCAAAACTGAAACGGATTTTTTTTTGGTGGGATTCCGGCGCTGCTTCGTGA
- a CDS encoding winged helix-turn-helix transcriptional regulator: MMSKNNSQSGFARSPCPITSALDLVGDKWTLVILRDLALGKSRYKQFQESPENIPSNILADRLRRMEEHDLLVKTAYQQRPPRYEYRLTQKGRDLIPLLHVLAKWSLKYRLGCWDPPERFWSL, encoded by the coding sequence ATGATGAGTAAAAATAATTCACAGTCCGGTTTTGCCCGGTCGCCTTGCCCGATCACCTCGGCCCTTGATCTGGTGGGGGACAAATGGACGCTTGTGATTCTGCGGGATCTTGCATTGGGAAAAAGCCGGTACAAGCAGTTTCAGGAGTCTCCCGAAAACATTCCGAGCAACATTCTGGCGGACCGGCTGCGCCGTATGGAAGAGCATGATCTGCTGGTCAAAACCGCTTATCAGCAGCGCCCGCCCCGTTATGAATACAGGCTAACGCAAAAGGGGCGGGACCTTATTCCCCTGCTGCATGTTCTGGCGAAATGGTCCTTGAAATACCGTCTCGGCTGCTGGGATCCGCCGGAACGGTTCTGGTCACTCTAA
- the gpmI gene encoding 2,3-bisphosphoglycerate-independent phosphoglycerate mutase codes for MNNATVTPTKPVVLCILDGWGERSETVNNAIALAQTPTYDDFVQTCPRGFLETSGMAVGLPDGQMGNSEVGHMNLGGGRVVLQDLPRIDTCIAEGRLAQLPVFRDFVQKLKNSGGVCHLMGLLSPGGVHSHQDHMLALARALEDSGITVAIHGFLDGRDVPPKSAGEFVAAFEKALSALKNARLVTLSGRYYAMDRDKRWERVKLAYEAMAEARGDQAATAQEAIANSYAAGITDEFVRPVIIGDYQGMKNGDGLLMANFRADRAREILTAFLDPAFDGFERDRQVHFAAQAGMVEYSAALNNFLPALFPAEEIRDTLGEVVAQRGLKQLRIAETEKYAHVTFFFNGGSEEVYEGEDRILIPSPDVATYDLKPEMSAPEVTEKLVQAIREKAYDLIVVNYANPDMVGHTGVLPAAIKAVETIDQCLGRLREALVEVGGTMLVTADHGNIEMMEDPQTGQPHTAHTTNLVPFLLVNAQAALGEKAQELSIELDNGRLADVAPTVLTLMGLEQPTAMTGRSLIRLIQKHQQTEVRATA; via the coding sequence TTACGACGATTTTGTCCAAACCTGCCCCCGGGGTTTTCTGGAAACTTCCGGCATGGCCGTGGGACTGCCTGACGGCCAGATGGGTAATTCGGAAGTGGGACACATGAATCTGGGCGGCGGCCGCGTGGTGTTGCAGGATCTGCCACGTATTGATACCTGCATTGCCGAGGGTCGCCTCGCGCAACTTCCCGTTTTTCGTGACTTTGTCCAAAAACTGAAAAACTCCGGTGGTGTCTGTCATCTGATGGGGCTGCTCTCACCGGGTGGGGTGCATTCCCATCAGGATCATATGCTGGCGCTGGCCCGGGCCCTTGAGGACAGCGGGATTACGGTCGCCATTCACGGCTTTCTGGATGGCCGGGACGTACCGCCCAAAAGCGCCGGAGAGTTTGTCGCCGCCTTTGAAAAGGCACTAAGTGCCCTGAAAAATGCCCGCCTTGTCACCTTAAGCGGTCGTTATTACGCCATGGACCGGGACAAACGCTGGGAACGGGTGAAGCTGGCCTATGAGGCCATGGCCGAGGCCCGGGGCGACCAGGCCGCCACGGCCCAAGAAGCCATAGCCAATAGCTATGCCGCCGGCATCACCGATGAATTTGTGCGTCCTGTCATTATTGGTGACTATCAGGGCATGAAGAATGGCGACGGATTGCTGATGGCCAATTTCCGGGCGGATCGGGCGCGGGAAATCCTGACGGCTTTTCTTGACCCGGCCTTTGATGGTTTTGAACGCGACCGTCAGGTCCATTTTGCCGCCCAGGCCGGCATGGTGGAATATTCCGCAGCACTTAACAATTTCCTGCCGGCCCTGTTCCCCGCCGAAGAAATCCGCGATACGCTGGGCGAGGTGGTAGCACAGCGGGGGCTGAAGCAGCTGCGCATTGCGGAAACGGAAAAATACGCCCATGTGACCTTTTTCTTCAACGGCGGATCCGAAGAAGTTTATGAGGGGGAAGACCGCATTCTGATCCCCTCTCCCGATGTGGCGACCTATGATCTGAAACCGGAAATGTCCGCGCCGGAAGTGACGGAAAAACTGGTGCAGGCCATTCGTGAAAAGGCCTATGACCTGATTGTGGTGAATTACGCCAATCCCGATATGGTCGGTCATACCGGTGTTTTGCCCGCCGCCATCAAGGCCGTGGAAACCATCGACCAGTGCCTTGGCCGGTTGCGGGAGGCGCTGGTAGAGGTTGGCGGCACCATGCTGGTGACCGCCGATCATGGCAATATTGAAATGATGGAAGACCCCCAGACCGGGCAGCCTCACACGGCGCATACCACCAATCTGGTACCGTTTCTGCTGGTCAATGCCCAGGCCGCCCTGGGGGAGAAGGCACAAGAACTGAGCATTGAGCTGGACAATGGCCGCCTGGCGGATGTGGCGCCTACGGTGCTCACCCTGATGGGACTGGAACAGCCCACGGCCATGACCGGTCGCTCCCTCATCAGATTGATCCAGAAACACCAGCAAACGGAGGTTCGTGCAACTGCTTAA
- a CDS encoding GFA family protein: MTSTTGPSITGQCMCGSASYEARSEAVMAAHCHCNNCRKSSATGHSSLLGVPRDAFSINGSLSNYSWRADSGHKLTKHFCPTCGCLVYTENDAWANLVILSPNLLDDPENFKPQIVVYASRAASWDQPDDSLPAFAEMPPAPA; this comes from the coding sequence ATGACCAGTACCACAGGCCCCAGTATCACCGGCCAATGCATGTGCGGCAGCGCCTCTTACGAAGCCCGCTCGGAAGCCGTTATGGCCGCTCATTGCCATTGCAACAACTGCCGCAAGTCAAGCGCCACAGGACACAGTTCCCTTCTGGGGGTGCCGCGTGACGCCTTCAGTATAAACGGCTCCCTTTCCAATTACAGCTGGCGGGCCGATAGCGGCCATAAACTGACCAAACATTTCTGCCCCACTTGCGGCTGCCTGGTCTATACGGAAAATGATGCTTGGGCAAACCTGGTTATTCTGTCTCCTAACCTGCTGGATGATCCGGAAAATTTCAAACCGCAGATTGTGGTCTATGCCTCCCGCGCAGCAAGCTGGGACCAGCCTGACGACAGCCTGCCGGCCTTTGCGGAAATGCCGCCGGCCCCGGCCTGA
- a CDS encoding SRPBCC family protein produces the protein MSENITGGLSDQDAAARTLVLEWEFHAPVERVYDAWTKPEYLVQWWGPEGMTVPTYEMDVREGGKWQTTMVNAAGEAYTVQGKYVTLERPTRLVMTWAWLTEGVPGHETLVEVTLQQTEAGTRLRLVQKVFDTEEQKTSHHEGWTSSLHCLERFLSQ, from the coding sequence ATGTCAGAAAATATAACCGGCGGCCTTTCGGATCAGGATGCTGCCGCGCGCACCCTGGTACTCGAATGGGAGTTTCACGCCCCTGTCGAACGGGTCTATGACGCCTGGACCAAGCCCGAATATCTTGTCCAGTGGTGGGGGCCGGAAGGCATGACGGTGCCGACATATGAAATGGATGTGCGCGAAGGTGGGAAATGGCAAACCACCATGGTCAATGCGGCCGGGGAGGCGTATACGGTTCAGGGCAAATATGTTACTCTTGAGCGTCCGACCCGTCTGGTGATGACCTGGGCCTGGCTCACGGAAGGTGTTCCGGGCCATGAAACGCTGGTGGAGGTGACGTTGCAGCAAACAGAGGCCGGCACCAGATTACGTCTTGTACAGAAAGTCTTTGACACCGAAGAACAGAAAACCAGCCATCATGAGGGCTGGACTTCATCTCTCCACTGTCTTGAGAGGTTTTTGTCCCAGTAA
- a CDS encoding S41 family peptidase codes for MKKFVVTAVLALCLMGVGLMGTGLSGPETAYGANSDTYKQLNLFGDVFERIRSQYVKEVKDEELIEAAINGMLASLDPHSSYLNPKNFEDMQVQTRGEYGGLGLEVTQENGVVRVVSPIDDTPAARAGIQAGDYITRLDGEQVIGLTLTEAVEKMRGEVGSDITLTIVRKGEKKPLEVTVTRDIIKIKSVRYHIEDEVGYIRITSFTEKTGEGLKEALEAIHQELGDRLQGVVLDLRNNPGGLLDQAIAVTDAFLDRGEIVSTRTRNDRSIQRYNAHKGDMLKGKSLVVLINGGSASASEIVAGALQDHQRAVVVGTQSFGKGSVQTIIPLGANGAMRLTTAYYFTPSGNSIQGEGIHPDVEVEQLRLDEAEEINTSRRSERSLRGSLENPNNGHEELLEAETRTEEDKQKEEDKIKLTSAKDDYQLNYAINLIRGMSIAKFNQ; via the coding sequence ATGAAGAAATTTGTTGTAACTGCTGTTCTGGCCCTTTGTCTGATGGGCGTGGGCCTGATGGGCACGGGCCTTTCCGGACCGGAAACGGCCTATGGCGCCAATTCTGATACCTATAAACAGCTGAACCTGTTCGGGGATGTGTTTGAACGCATCCGGTCCCAGTATGTCAAGGAGGTAAAGGACGAGGAGCTCATTGAAGCCGCCATTAACGGCATGCTGGCGTCCCTGGACCCCCATTCAAGTTACCTGAATCCGAAAAACTTTGAGGATATGCAGGTTCAGACCCGCGGGGAATATGGCGGGCTGGGACTGGAAGTCACCCAGGAAAACGGCGTGGTGCGTGTCGTCTCCCCCATTGACGACACCCCGGCGGCAAGGGCCGGAATCCAGGCCGGCGACTATATCACCCGCCTGGATGGAGAACAGGTGATTGGCCTCACCCTCACCGAAGCCGTGGAAAAGATGCGCGGTGAGGTGGGCAGCGACATTACCCTCACCATTGTGCGCAAGGGCGAGAAAAAACCCCTGGAAGTGACCGTGACCCGCGACATCATCAAAATCAAGTCGGTCCGGTATCATATTGAAGACGAGGTGGGTTATATCCGAATCACCAGTTTTACCGAAAAAACCGGCGAAGGCCTGAAAGAAGCGCTTGAAGCCATTCATCAGGAATTGGGCGATCGGCTACAGGGGGTGGTGCTGGACCTGCGCAACAATCCCGGGGGGCTTCTTGATCAGGCCATTGCCGTAACCGATGCGTTTCTGGACCGCGGGGAAATTGTGTCAACCCGCACCCGCAACGACCGCTCCATTCAACGCTATAACGCCCACAAAGGGGATATGCTTAAGGGCAAGTCGCTTGTGGTGTTGATCAATGGCGGGTCGGCCTCCGCCTCGGAGATCGTCGCCGGCGCCCTTCAGGATCATCAGCGAGCCGTAGTGGTCGGGACCCAATCCTTCGGCAAGGGATCCGTACAGACCATTATTCCGCTTGGGGCCAATGGCGCCATGCGGCTGACCACCGCTTATTATTTCACCCCGTCCGGCAACAGCATCCAGGGCGAAGGCATCCACCCGGATGTAGAGGTGGAACAGTTGCGTCTGGATGAGGCGGAAGAAATCAACACCAGCCGCCGTTCGGAACGCAGCCTGAGAGGCAGCCTGGAAAACCCCAACAATGGACATGAAGAGCTTCTGGAGGCGGAAACCAGAACCGAAGAGGACAAGCAGAAGGAGGAGGACAAAATCAAGCTGACCAGCGCCAAGGACGACTATCAGCTGAACTATGCCATCAACCTGATCCGGGGCATGTCTATCGCCAAATTTAACCAGTAA
- a CDS encoding DUF2461 domain-containing protein: MMSAAFTGFGDSFFQFFEDLKQNNNRDWFTAHKGRYKTEVVAPITAFITDMAPRLKEISTHVTADPRPNGGSMFRIYRDMRFSRDKKPYKEHAGVQFRHRLGRDAHAPGFYVHLEQDNLFFGGGIWQPPGPALFKIRDRIARHPEKWRQVLANPDLRRLIGGIGGEALTRPPRGFPADLEHLEDIKRKSFFAMRHEADHRIAASEDFLEEVTRTFNAARPLMVFIAEALDVPF, encoded by the coding sequence ATGATGAGCGCCGCTTTCACCGGATTCGGAGACTCATTTTTTCAGTTTTTTGAGGATCTCAAACAGAATAATAACCGGGACTGGTTTACCGCCCACAAGGGGCGGTACAAAACCGAGGTGGTGGCCCCCATTACCGCCTTTATCACCGACATGGCGCCACGCCTGAAAGAGATTTCCACACATGTCACCGCCGACCCGCGCCCCAATGGCGGGTCCATGTTTCGCATCTACCGGGACATGCGCTTTTCCCGGGACAAGAAACCCTATAAGGAACATGCGGGCGTGCAGTTCCGCCACCGGCTGGGGCGGGACGCCCATGCGCCGGGATTTTATGTGCATCTGGAGCAAGACAACCTGTTTTTCGGTGGCGGGATCTGGCAACCGCCGGGCCCGGCGTTGTTTAAAATCCGCGACCGCATCGCCCGGCATCCGGAGAAATGGCGGCAGGTTCTGGCGAACCCCGATCTGCGGCGGCTCATTGGCGGGATCGGTGGTGAGGCGCTCACCCGTCCCCCGCGCGGTTTCCCGGCGGATCTTGAGCATCTGGAGGACATCAAACGCAAGAGCTTCTTCGCCATGCGTCACGAAGCGGATCACCGCATCGCGGCGTCCGAAGACTTCCTAGAGGAGGTGACCAGAACTTTCAACGCCGCCCGGCCGCTGATGGTCTTCATCGCCGAAGCGCTCGACGTGCCGTTTTGA
- a CDS encoding F0F1 ATP synthase subunit epsilon, with the protein MADKIHFELVSPERLLLSTEAEMVVVPGTEGYMGVMANHAPLISTLKTGIIEVHNGGAADKLLVRGGFAEVNPKGLTVLAEEAYPLAELDRDKLTAELRDAEEDVADAKDEVTRQRAEKARDRLAAIVEVLNSQAA; encoded by the coding sequence ATGGCGGATAAAATACATTTCGAACTGGTCTCGCCCGAACGCCTGCTGCTTTCGACAGAAGCAGAAATGGTCGTGGTTCCCGGGACCGAGGGATATATGGGGGTCATGGCCAACCATGCTCCGCTGATCTCGACCCTGAAAACCGGGATTATCGAGGTCCACAACGGCGGCGCGGCGGATAAACTTCTGGTGCGCGGCGGATTTGCGGAAGTGAATCCGAAGGGCCTGACGGTCCTGGCCGAAGAAGCCTATCCGCTGGCGGAACTGGATCGCGACAAGCTGACGGCAGAACTGAGGGATGCCGAGGAAGATGTGGCGGACGCCAAGGATGAGGTGACCCGCCAGCGGGCGGAAAAGGCCCGTGACCGTCTGGCGGCCATTGTAGAGGTGCTTAACAGCCAAGCCGCCTGA
- a CDS encoding divergent polysaccharide deacetylase family protein yields the protein MDTEPELPIMTRRRTISPLVAAWAFVLISFSSVILWLSLSDGPPPSTRPADEQVAVGEDTGTSAGPTQAAPPQTTPEPGEQVIVLDASAADGSETDAENALSPLTQSKTPPESENPSVADTDMVAEDTPVRDNRAALAPTPPPTVQNSADTAMPYTREMSLAPAPDPGLVIDGPHGPLPVLGPDGKVAWKEYARPHEELSAAPRIAILVTGIGLNSRRSEKAIRDLPGEMALALSPYGRNLQDWADRARQAGHELFLMLPMEPQNYPQNDPGPHTLMTTFAVRDNLKRLEWLLSRFTGYVGVVNDMGSKFTASEEAVGPVLDDLNGRGLMFLDSRSSRYSIAAQYARRIGMPRAVNTRFLDNVVRRQEILKRLEELENTANTYGAAVGIARPYPLSIEVLNEWARTLPEKGFQLVPVTAVANRQPIR from the coding sequence ATGGATACGGAACCCGAATTACCGATCATGACTCGCAGACGCACCATCAGCCCTCTGGTCGCGGCCTGGGCGTTTGTTTTGATCAGTTTTAGCAGTGTCATTCTGTGGCTGTCCCTGTCCGACGGTCCGCCGCCCTCCACCCGCCCCGCAGATGAACAGGTGGCGGTGGGCGAAGATACCGGCACCTCTGCCGGGCCGACACAAGCCGCCCCACCGCAAACGACACCGGAACCCGGGGAACAGGTTATTGTGCTGGACGCTTCTGCTGCTGACGGCTCCGAAACCGATGCGGAAAATGCTCTTTCGCCCCTAACACAGTCAAAGACCCCTCCAGAATCAGAAAATCCCTCTGTCGCGGATACGGATATGGTGGCTGAAGACACCCCTGTCAGGGACAATAGGGCCGCCCTTGCCCCCACCCCCCCCCCCACCGTTCAGAACTCGGCAGACACAGCCATGCCCTATACCCGGGAAATGTCACTTGCCCCCGCTCCCGATCCCGGCCTTGTCATAGACGGTCCGCACGGACCGCTGCCGGTATTGGGGCCGGACGGCAAAGTAGCGTGGAAAGAATATGCCAGGCCCCATGAGGAGTTGAGTGCGGCCCCCAGAATTGCCATTCTGGTGACCGGGATTGGCCTGAACAGCCGGCGCAGCGAAAAAGCCATCCGCGACCTGCCGGGGGAAATGGCCTTGGCCCTGTCCCCGTATGGACGTAATTTGCAAGACTGGGCGGATCGGGCACGCCAAGCCGGGCATGAACTTTTTCTCATGTTGCCCATGGAGCCGCAAAACTACCCCCAGAATGACCCCGGCCCGCATACCCTGATGACCACTTTTGCGGTTCGGGACAACCTGAAACGCCTTGAATGGCTGCTGTCCCGTTTTACGGGATATGTGGGTGTGGTCAATGATATGGGATCCAAATTCACCGCCTCGGAAGAGGCTGTGGGGCCCGTTCTTGACGATCTCAATGGCCGGGGCCTGATGTTTCTGGATTCCCGCTCCAGCCGCTACAGTATTGCAGCACAATATGCCCGGCGCATCGGTATGCCCCGGGCCGTTAACACCCGCTTTCTTGACAATGTGGTGCGCCGGCAAGAAATTCTCAAACGGCTCGAAGAACTGGAAAACACCGCCAACACCTATGGCGCTGCTGTCGGCATCGCCCGACCCTATCCCCTCAGCATCGAGGTTCTCAACGAATGGGCCCGCACCCTGCCAGAAAAAGGGTTTCAGCTGGTCCCGGTCACCGCCGTCGCAAACCGCCAACCGATCCGATAG
- a CDS encoding RNA pyrophosphohydrolase, with the protein MTDPQHLPYRPCTGIMLLNPEGKVFVGRRIDTVAEAWQMPQGGIDEGEEPKDAALRELEEEIGTCKAEIIDEIPEWLYYDLPEHLIGKVWKGRYRGQKMKWFALRFLGRDEDINLETDHQEFNQWKWVDMHRLPDMIVPFKRDLYRTLVARFNHLIRKD; encoded by the coding sequence ATGACCGATCCGCAACACCTTCCCTATCGCCCCTGTACCGGCATAATGCTGCTCAACCCCGAAGGCAAGGTTTTTGTCGGACGGCGTATTGATACCGTCGCCGAAGCTTGGCAAATGCCCCAGGGCGGTATAGATGAGGGCGAGGAGCCGAAAGACGCCGCCCTTCGGGAACTGGAAGAAGAGATCGGCACCTGCAAGGCGGAAATCATTGATGAAATTCCGGAATGGCTGTATTACGACCTGCCCGAGCACCTGATTGGCAAGGTCTGGAAAGGCCGGTATCGGGGTCAGAAAATGAAATGGTTTGCCCTGCGCTTCTTGGGACGGGACGAGGACATCAACCTGGAAACCGATCATCAGGAGTTTAACCAGTGGAAATGGGTCGACATGCACCGCCTGCCGGATATGATCGTCCCCTTCAAACGGGATCTTTACCGGACTCTGGTGGCCCGTTTTAACCATCTGATCCGCAAGGACTGA
- a CDS encoding VOC family protein — MASIPEGFTTVTPHLMVDGANKAIDLYQKALNAELLGKLEAPDGKVLHAALKVGTSILFLSDPMPNVDRKPPKDGLSPVAFYLYVEDCDGAYAHAVEQGLKEVSKPEDMFWGDRTAVAQDEFGYNWTFATHIRDVSPEELEKMIQEMAG; from the coding sequence ATGGCTTCCATACCGGAAGGTTTCACAACCGTGACGCCCCATCTGATGGTTGATGGGGCAAACAAGGCCATTGACCTTTATCAGAAAGCCCTGAACGCGGAACTGCTGGGCAAGCTGGAGGCGCCGGACGGTAAGGTGTTGCATGCGGCGCTGAAGGTCGGGACGTCCATTCTTTTTCTGAGTGACCCGATGCCCAATGTGGATCGCAAACCGCCCAAGGATGGATTGTCGCCCGTGGCGTTTTATTTGTACGTGGAAGACTGCGACGGGGCCTATGCCCATGCGGTGGAGCAGGGCCTGAAAGAAGTGAGCAAACCCGAAGACATGTTCTGGGGCGACCGGACCGCCGTGGCCCAGGACGAATTCGGGTATAACTGGACCTTTGCCACCCATATCCGCGACGTCAGCCCCGAGGAATTGGAAAAAATGATCCAGGAAATGGCCGGCTGA
- a CDS encoding murein hydrolase activator EnvC family protein, whose amino-acid sequence MQLLKRVAFQELAQIRLSLDLLSLGTQRLLKMLLCLAVLLLPWTASSVEEDPSRQKLEDVQQKIEETTRKALEYEKQAASLEREIADLSRQLVKTAHILQETESRLNEREARLVLLDQKQDQLETRLKTRSGQMAETLAALQRLSQQPPELVAFRPDEAINSLRSASLLRRILPTLRDKARRLREDMDELQNVRQEISLEREELRQELASLTVTREELDGLMAERKKRQQILHKATREERKKLAKFAATAKTLQELIARIEKENRAREEAARAAAQRLKDKPNRQSARSTVPETRLPGGGDKFALAKGTLPLPARGAIAIRFGQKTPEGHVSRGITILTRPEAMVVAPHDGRVIFAGKFRTYGQILIISHGDGYHTLLAGMTRLDAVVGQWILKGEPVGQMAVTDLAASNGVGNYGRKLYIELRQQGKPINPLPWIAARDRKVLG is encoded by the coding sequence GTGCAACTGCTTAAGCGTGTGGCATTTCAGGAACTGGCCCAGATCCGGTTATCGCTGGATCTGTTATCTCTGGGGACACAACGTCTCCTCAAGATGCTGTTGTGTCTAGCTGTCCTGCTCTTGCCTTGGACGGCTTCGTCTGTGGAAGAAGACCCCAGCCGGCAAAAACTGGAAGATGTTCAGCAAAAGATCGAGGAAACCACCCGCAAGGCCCTTGAATATGAAAAACAGGCCGCCTCCCTGGAACGGGAAATCGCCGATCTCAGCCGCCAACTGGTGAAAACGGCGCATATCCTCCAGGAAACGGAAAGCCGCCTCAATGAACGGGAGGCCCGCCTGGTGCTTTTGGATCAGAAACAGGACCAGCTCGAAACCCGCCTCAAGACCCGCAGTGGGCAGATGGCAGAGACCCTCGCCGCCTTGCAACGTCTCAGCCAGCAACCTCCGGAACTGGTGGCCTTTCGTCCCGATGAAGCCATTAACAGCCTGCGCAGCGCCAGCCTGTTGCGCCGTATTCTTCCCACGCTGCGGGACAAAGCCCGTCGCCTTCGCGAAGACATGGATGAATTGCAGAATGTCCGGCAGGAAATTTCCCTGGAACGGGAAGAACTGCGCCAGGAACTGGCCAGCCTCACCGTCACCCGCGAAGAGCTTGACGGACTGATGGCGGAACGCAAGAAACGCCAGCAAATCCTGCACAAGGCTACCCGGGAAGAACGCAAGAAACTGGCAAAATTTGCCGCTACCGCCAAAACGCTCCAGGAGCTGATCGCCAGAATCGAAAAAGAAAACCGGGCCCGTGAGGAAGCCGCCCGGGCGGCGGCGCAAAGGCTGAAAGACAAACCCAACCGCCAGAGCGCCCGTTCCACGGTGCCGGAAACCCGGCTGCCGGGCGGTGGCGACAAATTCGCTCTGGCCAAGGGCACGTTGCCGCTACCGGCGCGCGGCGCCATTGCGATTCGTTTCGGTCAGAAAACGCCGGAAGGCCATGTTTCCCGGGGCATTACAATTCTGACCCGACCCGAAGCCATGGTGGTTGCCCCCCATGACGGGCGGGTTATTTTTGCCGGGAAATTCCGGACCTATGGGCAGATTCTCATCATTTCCCACGGGGACGGATATCATACCCTGCTGGCCGGCATGACGCGACTTGACGCCGTCGTCGGACAGTGGATACTAAAAGGAGAACCTGTCGGCCAGATGGCCGTTACGGACCTGGCCGCCAGCAATGGGGTGGGAAATTACGGCCGGAAGCTCTATATTGAATTAAGACAACAGGGCAAACCCATTAACCCCCTGCCCTGGATCGCGGCGCGCGACAGAAAGGTACTTGGATAG
- a CDS encoding ArsR/SmtB family transcription factor yields MSPQIPEIFSALSDPTRFAIVEKLLREGDQSVGDLARPFQMSAPAISRHLKILEDVGLIERRVKKQWRVCRLKKECFVSLDEWLERYRSFWIGSFDRLEAFLDQNLKEEDQ; encoded by the coding sequence ATGTCACCACAGATACCCGAAATTTTTTCCGCCCTGTCTGACCCGACTCGTTTTGCTATTGTGGAGAAACTGTTGCGGGAGGGGGATCAGAGTGTGGGGGATCTGGCCCGACCGTTTCAGATGAGCGCACCGGCCATATCCCGGCATCTTAAGATTTTGGAAGATGTGGGACTGATTGAGCGACGGGTGAAAAAACAGTGGCGTGTGTGCCGTCTGAAAAAAGAATGTTTTGTTTCGCTGGATGAGTGGCTGGAGCGATACCGCAGTTTCTGGATTGGGAGTTTTGACCGACTGGAGGCATTTTTGGACCAAAATTTGAAGGAAGAGGATCAATAA